One segment of Balaenoptera ricei isolate mBalRic1 chromosome 8, mBalRic1.hap2, whole genome shotgun sequence DNA contains the following:
- the LOC132369943 gene encoding E3 ubiquitin-protein ligase RNF113A-like, whose protein sequence is MTDQMCTFLFKKLGRKGATGLRKRPICHQESGDDSSSSDEGSAVVCPEKKRTTHNPMTQKPPGSGKQKAAYGDQSSQEEENEPESLGVVYKSTRSGKPLGPEDMGATAVYELDTEKERDAQAIFERSQKIQEELRGKEDDKIYRGINNYHKYMKPKDTSMGNASSGMVRKGPIRAPEHLRATVRWDYQPDICKDYKETGFCGFGDSCKFLHDRSDYKHGWQIERDLDEGRYGVHEDENYEVGSDEEEIPFKCFICRQTFQNPVVTKCRHYFCESCALQHFCTTPRCYVCDQQTSGIFNPAKELIAKLKKHRAAEEGGASDFPEDPDEGPIPIT, encoded by the coding sequence ATGACAGACCAGATGTGCACCTTTCTTTTCAAAAAGCTTGGGCGAAAAGGGGCTACAGGTCTCAGAAAGCGCCCGATCTGCCACCAAGAGTCCGGAGACGACAGCAGCAGCAGTGACGAAGGCAGCGCTGTGGTTTGCCCGGAAAAGAAGCGGACGACCCACAATCCGATGACACAGAAGCCCCCTGGCAGTGGTAAACAGAAGGCAGCTTACGGTGACCAGAGTAGCCAGGAGGAGGAGAACGAGCCCGAGAGTCTCGGCGTGGTCTATAAGTCCACTCGCTCAGGGAAACCCCTGGGGCCAGAGGATATGGGGGCGACTGCTGTCTACGAGCTAGACACAGAGAAGGAGCGTGACGCACAAGCCATCTTTGAGCGCAGCCAGAAGATCCAGGAGGAGCTGAGGGGCAAGGAAGATGACAAGATCTATCGGGGAATCAATAATTATCACAAGTACATGAAGCCCAAGGATACATCTATGGGCAATGCTTCCTCCGGGATGGTGAGGAAAGGCCCCATCCGAGCTCCCGAGCATCTGCGTGCCACCGTGCGCTGGGATTACCAGCCCGACATTTGTAAGGACTACAAGGAGACTGGCTTTTGCGGCTTTGGAGACAGCTGCAAATTCCTCCATGACCGTTCAGATTACAAACATGGGTGGCAGATCGAACGTGATCTTGACGAGGGTCGCTATGGTGTCCATGAGGATGAAAACTATGAAGTGGGAAGCGATGAGGAGGAAATACCGTTCAAGTGTTTCATCTGTCGCCAGACCTTCCAAAACCCAGTTGTCACCAAGTGCAGGCATTATTTCTGCGAGAGCTGTGCGCTGCAGCATTTCTGCACCACCCCGCGCTGCTATGTCTGTGACCAGCAGACCAGTGGCATCTTCAATCCAGCGAAAGAATTGATTGCTAAACTAAAGAAGCATAGAGCTGCAGAAGAGGGTGGTGCTTCTGATTTCCCAGAAGACCCCGATGAGGGTCCAATTCCCATTACTTAA